tatttctcactccacccctattaacccacctacccctactccatacaaaaaataattaaaaattcaaccatactctcccccaaccccacccctttacacatttcccactaactacattaaaataataccccactatcaactactacctattaaattaaataagtcaattcaaatcccttaaactctgtgccggtcaaactgggtcgagtattccgggacggagggagtatgttatTTTGATTGCTAACTAAGTTTTAAATTTTGCAGCTTAAACCCATGCAAGACAGTTTGAGGAAGGAGTGGCCATCATTCACATGCCCACAAATTGGTAGAAAATTCTGGGTCCATGAATGGAACAAGCATGGAACATGCTCCAAATCAGTCCTGGGTGAAGTCGCTTACTTCAAGGCCGCTTTAGCTCTCAAGAACAGGGTCAATATCCTTGGAGCCCTTACAAGTGCTGGAATTCGACCAAACAACCAGTTATACTCTCTTAAGTCCGTTAAACAGGCAATTGCTAGGGGTACTGGTTTTCACCCTTGGGTTGTCTGTAACCGTAATTCTCAAGGTACTAGCCAGATTTGGCAGGTTGCTATGTGTGTCGATAGAACTGGCACCCGACTCATTAACTGCCCTTTCGTTCCCAAAGGACAGGGTGATTGTGAGTCCAGAATCAAGTTTCCTTCTTACTAATTATAGAAAGCTTCCCTAGCTAGTCATGTAGCGTCCCATTTTTAGTGCTCGCTTATCTTATATATGTACGGAGGAGTACTAATGCTGTAGTTTCTTATCTGATCAACCTATGTAATACTCCCTACTTTTGTCTCTAAATTCTTGTTTTGTGTTACTAATAGCTTCTCATCATCGGGTTGCATATGTGGAATATTAGTATCATTTTCTTCCAAAAACTGTAATTGATAAACAATGTATCCGCACCCAAAATCTCTACAAAAGCGCTACATCTatcgcaatttggattatacacccgggtgcacagtgctcattgtgcaccctgttgaacatttattgaaaatctaatcaACATTGAGAACGATATCAATGTACATGTAgtagtgaaatatttaaactatatgttctatggatttgaactatatgttcattggctatatgttcggtctttgggtatgaacaatatgttctttgtatttgaattatatgttctttgtaaAACAGGCATTGTGCACCCTATGGTACCAACTTTTGAATCCCGTTTCCACGTATCCTCGATCGTATCCGTTTTCCATATATGTGCAACCTAACGCTACATCATGGAtctgtattaatgtgaaagatTTTAGGCCAACCTAAACAAAAGATCAACTTGCTTTAATCAAAACAACCAAAGTCTTAATCACATTAATGTTCCCatggaattaaaataaaataattaaacttaagtTCCAAAGTGCCCTTGACAAGTCAAATCCGAGAACCCTATTGGAACGATAGCCATTCAAAATTATCCCCCACTTAACAACTACCCTAAGTACTAAAATGAACATCAACCTCACAATCCCTCCAAAAATCCTAGGCAAAGCAGCCTCATTTGTTCAACACCTCTCTtctattaatttttttgtttaattttctttatttatttgtattgtAAAGCTTCAAGTGTTGAAGTGAACCACACAATAGAACCTAAAAATCTAAAAGAAAACACGTAAAGTTGTCACTTGCCATACAAAAAAGAAACAATGTTTGGAATGACGTGTAAACTAACACCCCACTTATATACTCATTTCTTTCTCTCCTCAAATACTTATATTCTTCCTCACACCACTTCACAATTTCCAATCAAAATTAGAAAACACAAAggaattctcaaaagaaaaacaGGTGAATATCCAAACCAATGGAAGATAAACAACCCCCCACAATGCAAATTCAAGTTAAAGTTGAAGAAACTCATCAAATACCCACCTCGTTGAGTCAAGAAAAAACCAGGTTTGACGCGCCCGGAAACGACGATCATCATCAACTACAAccgcaacaacagcaacaacaacaacaacaacaacaacaacaacaacaacaacaacaacaacaacaacaacaaaagcggCCAAATGAGAGCAATAGTGAAGAACAGAAGAAACCAATAGTTGATCAAGAAAAGATGGAGAAAAGgagtaatagtaataataataatgtaggAATATTGGGTCCAAGAGAGAGAATGAAGAGGCATAGAAGAGAGGTAGCAGGGAATGTTTGGATACCAGAAATGTGGGGCCAAGAAAATTTTCTCAAAGATTGGACTGATTGTTCAGCGTTCGATGCTTCTTTGGTGCATCAAAATATAATGCTAGCTCGAGCTTCTTTAATGGAGGAGAGAAGAAGATCTAATTCCACTACTCTCACTGTAGAAAATAGCTGTTAGTTTTCTTATTACTATTGCTTTTTATTTCCCCCTTCTTTTCCCGTTGTTAATATAAATTTGTTTACAAAGATAAAAGATCATATACGTATACAAGTATTATTTATGTGTACAAACGAAATGTGTGTTCGTTTGCACGTAATTGATTTTATTAGCATGATAGTACATGTGGTTTCTAATTTATACatttatttacataaaatatataaaaaagctAAGAGATTATCAAGCTATTCAAGTACTGATGTTTGTTAGCTATATCATTGAGGCTATGGCCTATTACTGTTTACAATATGTGAAATTTTCGACTTTtcgcccccatttgtaatttgtattgacTTATTTGTACAAAAATCAAGAGAAAAGTAGAGCTatacaaattaaaaaaaccAAAGTACAATGTCCTATGCATTGATGTTGTAGTTCTTCCAAGTTATTGCATTTTAgctaagcaagattggaacacTTTTGGGGTGAACTTCTCCTTCTTTGTCGAACCCCTGCAACAATGGTTGCAATCTAACCTAACCCACAGCTCCTCCACTTCCCACACAACCACCAACCTCCCTTGGAAGACCCTTTTTCCTTCGATCCATTGGGCCATTTGGAAAAGCATATGTAATTTGAGAATTAATCTTGATAAAAATTGCGTTAAACAAAAATGTTACTCCGTATAATatgatatttaattaaatactaACATATAATATGGGATAAATATTTTatgcataatttattttatgtattttatttttgtaaaggtgatcattaaaaataaaatttggtaaAACATCTTGTaaactaaatttaaatttaaacgagtagtTGGTTGCCATGtttaaatttcaattaattttttttacggttttttcatgaaatgcccccgaggtttcacgaaattcaccaaatacccctgcgcgtttcaaaatacataatatacccctattttttttcgtattgttcaccaaatacccctattttgactttccgttagtcctccgttaagtcatgtttataattcaccaaatgcacaTGTTTATAAACTTTTtacacaatatacacctatttgtaaacttgtttgcaccaaatacccaaactgctTTTAAACTGCATAATTTAAATCTAACGGCTAATTTGCAGTTCTAAATTTCCTAGCAATGAAGTAGAGCAGTTTGtaacaaatttccagcaataaacAGGGATTATATTCCATAAAAAGCTGATTAATTTGCATAGTAGCTTTACAAATACTCTGAATAATAATACCCTTGCAATGAACATTTACAATCACTCTTGTACTACAAGGCATTGCCCTGCTTACATAAGATATGACCTTCGTGGGCTTCGTCACAATAAAAATAATCATTCTTACAAATTTAGTGTTCTCGTTGAACCAACTGTGTATGCTATCAGTAATTTTGTGTTTACACTTTACATCAAAACCTAAAA
This sequence is a window from Spinacia oleracea cultivar Varoflay chromosome 1, BTI_SOV_V1, whole genome shotgun sequence. Protein-coding genes within it:
- the LOC110782988 gene encoding ribonuclease 1, which codes for MGKWGSSLLIKFSVILSLSVVALANNGNNFHLFYFVQQWLGSYCDQNGERCCYPPTGKPGPEFSIYGLWPYFNDGSFPYNCGSDNFDEALLKPMQDSLRKEWPSFTCPQIGRKFWVHEWNKHGTCSKSVLGEVAYFKAALALKNRVNILGALTSAGIRPNNQLYSLKSVKQAIARGTGFHPWVVCNRNSQGTSQIWQVAMCVDRTGTRLINCPFVPKGQGDCESRIKFPSY
- the LOC110782829 gene encoding protein BIC1-like — protein: MEDKQPPTMQIQVKVEETHQIPTSLSQEKTRFDAPGNDDHHQLQPQQQQQQQQQQQQQQQQQQQQQQQKRPNESNSEEQKKPIVDQEKMEKRSNSNNNNVGILGPRERMKRHRREVAGNVWIPEMWGQENFLKDWTDCSAFDASLVHQNIMLARASLMEERRRSNSTTLTVENSC